A portion of the Simkania negevensis Z genome contains these proteins:
- a CDS encoding MotA/TolQ/ExbB proton channel family protein, protein MRTFLTTLFITAPFFLSAEETTIDLKQVFSSAPIIYSLLFFLSFSAVMIYIYTYFSSRPKQLMPLEDREILGKAILNRNHSLALEICENKPTIFNQMIAAGLRSHSFGHQALVETMKDVGKRQTSSLWQKVSLLNDIAIVAPMLGLLGTVSGMFYAFYDLNRSLESISALFDGLGISVGTTLAGLIVAILAMILCTLLKYRLTKSLTEVENEALSHAVRFLHEPSA, encoded by the coding sequence ATGCGCACCTTCCTTACGACTCTCTTCATAACCGCCCCTTTTTTCCTCTCTGCAGAGGAAACCACCATCGATTTGAAACAAGTCTTTAGTAGTGCCCCCATCATTTATTCCCTTCTCTTTTTCCTCTCCTTTAGCGCTGTTATGATCTATATTTATACCTACTTTTCCTCAAGACCCAAACAATTGATGCCTCTTGAAGACCGGGAAATCCTCGGAAAAGCCATTTTAAACCGCAATCACTCTCTTGCTCTTGAGATCTGCGAAAACAAACCCACTATCTTCAATCAAATGATCGCCGCAGGCCTCCGCAGTCACTCTTTTGGGCACCAAGCCTTGGTCGAAACCATGAAAGATGTTGGCAAAAGGCAAACCTCTTCCCTCTGGCAAAAAGTTTCTCTTCTCAATGACATTGCCATTGTCGCCCCGATGCTGGGCCTTCTTGGAACCGTTTCAGGAATGTTTTACGCTTTTTACGACCTCAATCGCTCTCTCGAAAGTATCAGCGCCCTCTTTGATGGACTCGGCATCTCTGTAGGCACTACCCTCGCCGGCCTGATCGTTGCCATTTTAGCCATGATTCTCTGTACCCTCTTGAAATACCGACTGACAAAATCGCTCACAGAAGTTGAAAACGAAGCCTTATCCCACGCAGTGAGGTTCCTCCATGAGCCTAGTGCCTGA
- a CDS encoding ExbD/TolR family protein → MSLVPDEHFSPRLTFNFAPMVDFLFIVIAIFAVVAITRKALYDANVSLVKHDAPSIKATPSPHSNTVNLSISAKGEYKWLDASEEQTYNTIQTVKEALLQHVDNPSQNQILLHIDQNAQWTSIAKLIFAMHEEGFTIYPVYEKKESKPFIIKN, encoded by the coding sequence ATGAGCCTAGTGCCTGATGAACATTTTTCTCCTCGCCTCACGTTCAACTTTGCCCCCATGGTCGATTTTCTCTTTATCGTTATCGCCATCTTTGCTGTCGTGGCTATCACCCGAAAAGCCCTCTACGATGCTAATGTCAGCCTCGTGAAACACGACGCTCCGTCAATCAAGGCAACTCCTAGTCCCCATTCCAACACGGTCAATTTAAGCATTTCAGCTAAAGGTGAGTACAAGTGGCTGGATGCCTCCGAAGAGCAAACCTATAACACTATCCAAACAGTTAAAGAAGCCCTTCTACAGCATGTAGATAATCCTTCCCAAAATCAAATTTTGCTCCACATCGACCAAAATGCTCAATGGACCTCAATTGCCAAACTGATCTTCGCCATGCATGAAGAAGGCTTTACCATCTATCCTGTTTATGAAAAAAAAGAAAGCAAACCCTTTATCATAAAAAACTGA
- the upp gene encoding uracil phosphoribosyltransferase produces the protein MKKTLLSILRDRSTSTVNFRKASDKLAELIATDIKTHSDEVVLIPILRAGIALLYSFLQCFQSARVGFIGVQRDRKAQPVLYYENLPAVCKTDSIIILDPIIATGGSTLITLEKLTKSGSSPENITLVGMIAAPEGLEAIKQAFPAIEVKVSAIDKGLDDRKYIVPGLGDFGDRYFGC, from the coding sequence ATGAAAAAGACCCTTTTAAGTATTTTACGTGACCGAAGCACTTCAACCGTCAATTTTCGAAAGGCTTCTGACAAATTAGCCGAGCTCATTGCAACCGACATTAAGACTCACTCAGATGAAGTCGTCCTCATTCCCATTCTCCGAGCAGGAATTGCTTTGCTTTACTCTTTTTTGCAGTGCTTTCAATCAGCCCGTGTGGGCTTTATCGGCGTTCAAAGAGACCGTAAGGCCCAGCCAGTCCTCTACTACGAAAACCTCCCTGCTGTTTGCAAAACAGACTCTATCATCATTCTTGACCCTATTATTGCTACAGGAGGCAGCACCCTCATCACCCTTGAAAAACTGACAAAAAGTGGAAGTTCGCCTGAAAACATCACACTGGTCGGAATGATCGCTGCGCCTGAGGGATTAGAAGCGATCAAACAGGCTTTTCCGGCCATTGAAGTTAAGGTTTCCGCTATTGATAAAGGGCTCGACGATCGAAAATATATCGTCCCCGGTCTAGGTGATTTTGGAGATCGTTATTTTGGTTGTTGA
- a CDS encoding HAD family hydrolase, with protein sequence MYFRRFFLTLMTSSALFATSNTVLFDFGGVMTGEPNRVLVMNFLCESLELMPSEFEKANLEKRQAFVEHGINDLQFWLEYASKHNISLPKEWEQEFKGVLKNAIGINDEMYALVEELKSKKIPVALLSNIDKRLSTILRELDLYYPFEPCLLSCDIGAEKPDLRAYEVALNHLNTPAHQIVFFDDREENIEAAKQAGLDAILFESAAQAREELAKRNLL encoded by the coding sequence ATGTATTTTCGCAGATTTTTCCTTACGCTTATGACTTCATCTGCTCTTTTTGCAACATCCAATACAGTTCTGTTCGATTTCGGTGGCGTGATGACAGGTGAACCCAACCGAGTCCTTGTGATGAACTTCCTCTGTGAATCTCTCGAGCTGATGCCAAGTGAGTTTGAAAAAGCGAACTTAGAAAAACGGCAAGCTTTTGTGGAACATGGAATCAATGATTTGCAATTTTGGCTTGAATATGCGTCAAAACATAACATCTCTCTCCCAAAAGAATGGGAGCAAGAGTTCAAAGGCGTTTTAAAAAATGCCATTGGAATCAATGACGAGATGTACGCTCTCGTTGAAGAACTTAAAAGCAAAAAAATTCCCGTTGCTCTTCTCTCAAATATCGACAAACGACTGAGCACAATCTTAAGAGAGCTAGACTTGTACTATCCGTTTGAACCTTGCCTTCTCTCTTGCGACATCGGTGCTGAAAAACCAGACCTTCGAGCCTACGAAGTAGCCTTAAACCACTTAAACACTCCAGCTCATCAAATCGTCTTTTTTGACGATCGAGAAGAAAATATCGAAGCTGCAAAACAAGCTGGTCTCGATGCTATTCTCTTCGAATCTGCTGCTCAAGCCCGCGAAGAGCTTGCCAAACGGAATCTACTTTAA